The Macadamia integrifolia cultivar HAES 741 chromosome 4, SCU_Mint_v3, whole genome shotgun sequence genome contains the following window.
ATGGGCGGTTTTAAGCATAGAAGTGCTGGCGGTGACGACTGAGGTTTTACCCTCATGTGATTTTCCGGCGGTCTACAACTTCGGTGACTCCAACTCCGATACTGGAGGTATATCAGCTGCGTTTCTCCCGATTACTTTACCATATGGCGAGACCTTCTTCCGCAAACCGTCGGGAAGGTCCTGCGATGGGCGTCTCGTTATAGACTTCATTGGTAAGAACTATAACCAGTTAACCACCgaccatcttctttcttctttctttctttagctaAACTGGTGGGTTTGTTTATCTGTAGCTGAGCATTTGGCTTTACCATACTTGAGCGCGTATCTGGATTCGGTGGGAAGCAACTACCGGCATGGAGCGAATTTCGCGACGGGTGGATCCACCATCCGGCAGCAGAATGAGAGCATATTCGTGGCAGGGATAAGCCCTTTCTCCCTCGACTTCCAGGTCGCCCAGTTTACCCAGTTCAAAGCACGCTCTATCAACCTCTACAATCAAGGTAACATAACAACAGAGTATAACATTGGTTGGTTTCTTTCAGTGACAAGTTCAAACAGTTACAATGCATGTTGCTGAACTTTCTTTCAGCGAGGAACAAATCTAGCAGTAGTGATCTGGCGAAACTGCCGATACCCAGTGACTTCTCCAAGGCTTTGTATACGCTGGACATTGGACAGAATGATCTCTCGGTGGGGTTCAGGACGATGAGCGACGCCCAGCTTCGAGCTACCATTCCTGACATTGTTGATAAGTTCTCTACAGCAGTTCAGGTAGAAATCTACCCTTGATTTTAATTCCAGTCCATGTCCCTtggaatttcaaatttcaaatttcaaatttcaaatttggtggtGTGGTTTacattgggaaattttgaattttaatcaAAGGGGAAGGTTTATGGATTGAAATGGTTGCAGCAACTGTACCAACAAGGGGCGAGGACGTTCTGGGTACATAACACAGGACCCATCGGTTGCTTGCCCACGTTCATGTTTTACCTTGGTACACCAAAGCCTGGAGTTCTGGATCAGCATGGGTGTCTCAAGTCTCACAACGACATGGCTGAGGAGTTCAACAGGCAACTCAAGGACAGAGTGATCAAACTCAGGAAACAACTCCCCCGTGCGGCCTTGACATATGTCGATATTTATACAGCCAAATCAAAACTTATCTCCAATGCCAGTGATCAAGGTTTGCAGGGCATCATAATAGAGCAATGTTGAATTAATTTCTTCAGGTGTTGAAAAATGTAGTGAGTGAAACCATTAATTTGATGGGTTTTTGCAGGGTTCGTTGCTCCTCTGAAGGTATGTTGTGGGTACCATGAAGGATGGAATCATGTGTGGTGTGGAACGAAGGGGAAAATTAATAATGGTAGCGAGGTCTATGGTGCTTCTTGTAAGAACCCTTTAAGCTACATTatgtgggatggagttcactACTCTGAGGCAGCAAACAAGTGGATTGCAGGCAATATTCTCTTTGGTGGACTGACCGACCCACCGGTTCCTCTCCTTAGAGCATGTTACAGGGATACTAACATGTAGCGATCACTGCCCAAATGCCCCAAATGTATCGATCTTATCGGCTTTCTATCAAAGCAGCAGACTAgcttattattatattattagcTCTATAACCTGTAGCTGAACTAATAGATCAATTGGAAGACATTATATATGCGTTTTTGTCCAGTTTTTCTTATGTGAACTGATCTGAAGGGGCACAGATGTTCcaggagattctctctctctctctctctctctctctctctctctctctccattgaaCTTGACTGGTTTCTGTGCAAGAAGAGCAATTTCCTTGATCTCTATAACaatgccccttttttttctgataacGAGAGACCTTTCCCCTATCCCAAGCACATGTTGAGGTGAAAACCGAGCTTTATTCTCCTTTCTTTATTGTCTGATAGAGTCACGTCATCGGTAACCCTATTCTCACATCATTTCACAATCCCCCACGCCTCCTCGTTAGTCGTAAAAGCGTAagccttttatttatttgtttattttttcttttggtaaattccCCCAGAAAATAAGACTTACATTGCAGGCAATGAAAGCATCACTCTATGttctacttttcttctttcttccctgcCATGAGAAATCTATCCTAAATCCAGAGTCTTTCAATGGCTGAGAAATCCATCCCAGATCCACATGTACTAAGAGAGGAAGTACCATCCAATTAATGGACATTCACTAGTGGAACCCCATCTATGCCACTTTTAGTAACTGATGATGTGGAAAATGTCATTGATGGGACTCTatggtcatgaatcatgatatatattttttaaaatagacCCACTCATTGCCTTTTGAAATTAcattttgattgtttttttgATCAGTCAACTCTATTTTAGGGCGATCTAAAcgaaaaataatcttttatttttctcatctttgttttttcttattttgctaTTTGTAGAAAGCAACacatggacaactttaagattaatacaccggatgtaataattctCACCCAATCTTGATTATTGATCTTCTTATTGTCCACGTGTTGCGTTCTGCAggtaacaaaataagaaaaaacataaatgagaaaaagagaggattttgatccttgAGAAGATGTTTGTTTCACAAACACACCCCCAATATGTAAAGCAATTGGTAATGAATTCAAGTCAATAAATGGTAGGCCACCTCAGCCCTACACGTCATATCCTATCCCTGATGGATAAGGAACAATTATTCTAAATCACAAATTCCCATTCTTGATCAACTCCTAAATCcaacaataattacaaaaaaagaattaattttttttttcctttttaagtagATCTAAGGCAATTTTTGGGAAGGATAAAAACGAGTAAAAGATCCGGACCTTCTATATCCCACTTCGAAGTTGCCTTCCTTGACCTTGCCAACTCAGAACAAAATCTTTACAGATAAGTACTACTTCTACTACTAACGCATATTTCTGAAGCCATTGTTAATGGGGAAGATTACGTTTACATGGCAAAGAGCGTTAAGAGACATAACCCAACCATGTGACTCAGCCACGATATCTCCAACTTCTATTATTATTAATCGGATTTGGATCCTCCGTGGTGCAATTGAGCATCTAGTACGCATCTACATGCCAGCGTTTCTGATCGCTGAATGCACGCCAGCCGTCGTATTGCACCATAGAGAAATTCAATCTTATCCTTCTTTTAGGCTTACTAAAGCTTTTTTTACTCTCATCTCCTTTAGTATATAATTCTACAATTTCTCCTTCTTTACCATCCCTACTACTACCACTACTTctaccttctttctttctcacaaAATCACACCTTCACTCACTCTGCTTGCTTTTGCTGCTGCTTCTCTACTTCAGTACTTCTCCAGtagttttttgtattttttttccctatttttttcatGGGTTGTGATCTTTTACGACCTGTTGTTGTTCTAAGTGCTTTATTTTCAGTAATCACATCTTTCCCAAGTTTGGTTTTGTCTTTGACCCCATCATCTCCATGTGAGTTCCCAGCGATCTTCAACTTTGGTGACTCTAATTCCGACACCGGTGGCCTCTCTGCGGCATTTGGACAAGCTCCTCCACCTAATGGAGAGACCTATTTCCATTCT
Protein-coding sequences here:
- the LOC122075171 gene encoding GDSL esterase/lipase At5g14450-like, coding for MYGMRLKKMELAKRVMVFGLLLSWAVLSIEVLAVTTEVLPSCDFPAVYNFGDSNSDTGGISAAFLPITLPYGETFFRKPSGRSCDGRLVIDFIAEHLALPYLSAYLDSVGSNYRHGANFATGGSTIRQQNESIFVAGISPFSLDFQVAQFTQFKARSINLYNQARNKSSSSDLAKLPIPSDFSKALYTLDIGQNDLSVGFRTMSDAQLRATIPDIVDKFSTAVQQLYQQGARTFWVHNTGPIGCLPTFMFYLGTPKPGVLDQHGCLKSHNDMAEEFNRQLKDRVIKLRKQLPRAALTYVDIYTAKSKLISNASDQGFVAPLKVCCGYHEGWNHVWCGTKGKINNGSEVYGASCKNPLSYIMWDGVHYSEAANKWIAGNILFGGLTDPPVPLLRACYRDTNM